Part of the Burkholderia sp. FERM BP-3421 genome, ATCGTTCCGGAGCGGCGAAATCGTTCATATCGAGACGCCGAACACGATCGCGGACGGCGCGCAGACCCAGCATCTCGGAAACTACACGTTCGAGATCATCAAACGCGATGTGAATGACATCCTGACGGCGTCGGATGCCGATCTGGTGAACGCCATGAAGTTCTTCGCCGCCTACATGAAGATGATCGTGGAGCCGACCGGGTGCCTGGGGCTCGCGGCTGCCTTGAATGCGAAAGACGCGCTCAAGGGGAAACGCGTCGGCGTGCTGGTCAGCGGCGGCAACATCGACCTTGCGCGTTTCTGCGCGTTGGCGGCGCAAGCATGACGGCCACGGTGTTCGACACGCTGGTTGCCTTGCTCGAAGACGAAGCGGCCCGGTTCCGCGTCATCGCGCATCCCGCGGAGGGGCGGTCCGATCAGGTCGCCGCCGTGCGCGGCACGGCGCCGGGGCAGGGGGCGAAAGCGATGCTCTGCAGGAGCAGGGACGACGACGGCACGCTGGTCCTTGCGATCCTGCCGGGCGACAGGAAACTCGACTTCAAGCGGGTGGCCGCCGCCGCGGGGATCAAGAAGGCGACGCTTGCGTCGCCTGAAGAAGCGCAACGGGAGACGGGCTGCGTCATCGGCGCCATCCCGCCTTTCACGTTCTCGCCGGCCATCACGCTGATCGTCGACCCCGAACTGGTCGAACGTTTCGACGAGATCGCCTTCAATGCCGGTCGGCTCGACCGCTCGATGGTGCTCGATTCGGCCGACTACGTGCGGATCGCCAAACCACTCCTGCGATCGCTATGCGCCTAGGCAAGGTATCGGCCATCTCGTTCGATCTGGACGACACGCTCTGGTCCTTCAGGCTCGCGGTCGAGCGTGCGGAAATCGCCCTCCACGCCTGGCTGCTC contains:
- a CDS encoding YbaK/prolyl-tRNA synthetase associated domain-containing protein, whose product is MTATVFDTLVALLEDEAARFRVIAHPAEGRSDQVAAVRGTAPGQGAKAMLCRSRDDDGTLVLAILPGDRKLDFKRVAAAAGIKKATLASPEEAQRETGCVIGAIPPFTFSPAITLIVDPELVERFDEIAFNAGRLDRSMVLDSADYVRIAKPLLRSLCA